The genomic interval CAGAAAAGAAAAAGAACTTGAGGAATACAATAAAAAACATGATATTGATCCCTCTATAAAAGTTAATGGAAGGAGATTAACCAACATAGGTGTCTTTAGAGCATATATTGATAATTATCTCAAAAATCATCCGAATACCCATAAAGATTTGCTCCAACTCGTAAGGCAACTAGAGCCTGGCGAATATGGTTTACCACTAGAAATTTATGTTTTCACTAATGATATACAATGGATAAACTATGAATCTATTCAGGCAGACATCTTTGACCATATCCTATCTGTTGCCTCTGAATTCGAACTGAGAATTTTTCAAAATCCATCAGGATATGATATTAATCAGGGTTTTTTAAAGACCAGGCCTAAATAGTGTTACAATACCAACCTTAATTCAAAAAAACATTCTCAAGGACTTCTATCACCTCAGCTATCGCATCTTTTTTTACCTGATAATAGGTTCTATTATCTGAGCTTTCAATTTCAATCAAGCCTATATTAAACAACTTACTTATATGATAGCTAATAGCTGGATTACTACTATCCATAATTTCAGCTAACTGAGCAAGATATTTTGGTCCTTCATTAATCTCCATTAATACCTGTAACCTTGTTTCATCTGATAACACTTTAAAAAAAGATGTATAATTGATTATATTTTGACCTTTACTTGATATTTTTTTTACAAGTAAAGGGTATCGAAATCCTAGAGCTATATAATTTGCTCCGGCTGCAAAAGCCTGACCAAAATCTAGAAAATAAGTTATAAGTGCTCCCAATTCTACATTAGTCTCTATATATTTTTCTTTACTCTCAGAAGAAAGAATATCATCAAGACTAAATTCAAAAGAATCAATTAATTCTTTTTTATTTTTACGAATATACTCCTGTAAAAAATTATCTATTTCTTCCTCTTTATCTTTATAAAAATTAAGATAATAACAAGTCAAAAATTCTGTCAACTCTTCTTTTACTTCTTCTGGACAATTCAAAACTCTCATAATTTGCCATTTATCATCACTAGAAACTGCAAAATTTTCTTCAATCCAGTTAAAAATCCTATTTTCATTTACTACATCTGCTAATTCACTAATGGTAAAATCTATCTCACCCCAGGTTATCAACATATAATAAGCCAACTCTATATTGGAAAGCTTTTTTATATCTGAAATAAATTCATTAATTGATTGTCCCTTTGATAATATTGCTAAACCAATACCTAAATTGTTTGAAAAATATTTATCTAGAATCTTTTTATGCTTCTCTTCAAAAGAACTTAGAACATCATTAACATAATCATTTATCTCTTCATAAAGATCTATATTGAATTCATTAGCTAAACCTTTAATTCTTTCATCATGACCAATTCTATACAAACTCATTATAAATTCAACTGATCTGTCTGTTTCAAAAATAATTTCTTTATCTTTCATAAGCTCACTTCCTTTTTGTACTTTTTCTATATTATTTTCAAAGTTTATGTGTAAGATCTTAATGATCTATACCGCCAATTAATTGATACATTAGTCTATATGATATTGAAGGGTCTGTCGCTTGATTTGTCGTACCAACGATATAGACTTCTTTTTCTGGAAAATAAAAGGCAAAGGCTCCTGTTGAACCAGAATGACCTATAAGTTCATAGCATCCAAACAAAGCCCATATCCCTGTGATTTCAAAACGCATCATCCCATTTCTGTACTGATGATATTCAAATTGAATGTCATTCCAGTCTCCTCTGTCTAAATGAGAAATAGAAAATAACTCTCCCTCCATAAACGCCCTTAAGAATATCATCAGATCATTTACATTTGAAATAATAGCTCCACTAGACTTCATGCTTGATTTAGCTAAAGCTATATCTAAGGTCCCATCATTTAAATGTATTGGAGCGTAAGTACTATTTGCAGTTGCCAAACTTGTATTCTCTAATTCTAAAGGTTTGAAAATTCTTTGAGTAAACAGCTCTTTT from Halanaerobiaceae bacterium ANBcell28 carries:
- a CDS encoding winged helix-turn-helix domain-containing protein; translated protein: MKDKEIIFETDRSVEFIMSLYRIGHDERIKGLANEFNIDLYEEINDYVNDVLSSFEEKHKKILDKYFSNNLGIGLAILSKGQSINEFISDIKKLSNIELAYYMLITWGEIDFTISELADVVNENRIFNWIEENFAVSSDDKWQIMRVLNCPEEVKEELTEFLTCYYLNFYKDKEEEIDNFLQEYIRKNKKELIDSFEFSLDDILSSESKEKYIETNVELGALITYFLDFGQAFAAGANYIALGFRYPLLVKKISSKGQNIINYTSFFKVLSDETRLQVLMEINEGPKYLAQLAEIMDSSNPAISYHISKLFNIGLIEIESSDNRTYYQVKKDAIAEVIEVLENVFLN